Proteins co-encoded in one Medicago truncatula cultivar Jemalong A17 chromosome 8, MtrunA17r5.0-ANR, whole genome shotgun sequence genomic window:
- the LOC11406578 gene encoding uncharacterized protein isoform X1, with amino-acid sequence MAKRSDFAQKLLDDLRVRKERMAVTASHSQNSNQSYHLPIDAYGYTKQTYRGSTNTRANEVVSSRNGETVNWSSRRQRSVKSAGDLSNQIIPYGKAFDNNGGKLGRADLSITNSILGFLHQIQREGMDRGSNLDRQLASTSHTLSLVQINEISKGAQKLNHVLRACCSNGVNMDTYSLTFAKELLQGAIDLEESLGILVDLQKSSEFMITSQAQNKNRITLLEEEEEEEEVEDERRRVEKIQLARPTFSVDNKMQRAITITNSKETKKIKDSQRKRTSTNTGRAADISNQMADKGRIPNVIAKLMGLDNLPEKKVSGNCNTASSKHSAKGSSSTTLKSKQTDNLIKNQKVAVGSFKTMMFGGPDKNLVLQNQKSAYYSESEVVGIKALKGFDKASIINYSARQNYVEVLMGRKQDHPHNSGTVKDRSINGNDPFHNLNNMHERRSQVKPAIQIAKEGQTITDKHIKMSNEKKSRDHIVVQKSIISKDGGREMTPRNSSKQSTINLQKKKKQSFINQPTPFKISRGDLDIVASNEKVKEIIKRKKSSPRYQEFQRANGTQTLKDHKFMDSKKIKPEKIEQMLSRRNEQEASGRASGKLNVLNGADQKRFSIFTEHELLPTSTLYNSGKSEDLQESANDLQYQAVQPIGTNLQDQAVPEAAHEGFKTSEVAYHKRKTIGVQEGRMGVKQQNQNMSIQQPLTESENHLKWILVTSQLFVNTAEALFRLNIPFGILQGNHQDSQDQRSKLILDCGYEVMKRKGIRQELKVHTCSKISSITSTVNLIRSLDDLVKKLNEDMEKIKFYGRKKSSKVDVEDYLPKMLEHDIYEKWPDIDCMWDLGWNDETSAFIEKYDVIRDTEKHILSILLDEIAKEYCTFKER; translated from the exons ATGGCTAAGAGATCAGATTTTGCACAGAAGCTTCTTGATGATCTGCGCGTAAGGAAAGAACGAATGGCTGTTACTGCATCTCATTCTCAAAACTCAAACCAATCCTACCATTTGCCTATAG ATGCATATGGATACACCAAGCAAACCTACAGAGGGTCGACAAATACAAGAGCAAATGAGGTT GTTAGTTCCAGAAATGGGGAGACGGTGAATTGGTCTAGCAGAAGGCAGAGATCAGTAAAGAGTGCAGGAGACTTGTCAAATCAGATTATCCCATACGGGAAAGCCTTCGACAATAATGGAGGGAAACTAGGAAGGGCCGATCTGTCTATCACCAATTCAATTCTGGGTTTCCTTCACCAGATTCAAAGGGAAGGAATGGATAGAGGAAGCAACTTGGACAGGCAACTAGCTTCAACTAGCCATACCCTCTCTCTTGTACAGATAAATGAGATATCCAAAGGTGCACAGAAGCTAAACCACGTATTGAGAGCTTGCTGCTCCAATGGTGTCAACATGGATACATATTCATTAACTTTTGCAAAGGAACTATTACAAGGAGCTATTGATTTGGAAGAGTCGCTCGGAATACTAGTGGATCTGCAGAAAAGTTCAGAGTTTATGATTACCTCGCAAGCACAGAACAAAAATCGAATCACACTAttagaggaggaggaggaggaggaggaggtagAAGATGAGAGGAGGAGGGTGGAGAAAATACAACTGGCACGTCCAACTTTCTCGGTTGACAACAAGATGCAGAGAGCAATTACAATCACCAACTCTAAGGAaaccaaaaagataaaagattctCAGCGGAAGCGAACATCAACTAACACTGGCAGAGCTGCCGACATTTCAAACCAGATGGCCGACAAGGGAAGGATTCCAAACGTAATAGCCAAACTAATGGGACTGGACAACCTTCCTGAGAAGAAGGTTTCTGGTAATTGTAATACTGCATCATCCAAACACTCTGCCAAAGGAAGCAGCAGCACCACACTGAAGAGCAAACAAACAGACAATTTGATCAAAAACCAAAAAGTGGCTGTTGGATCCTTCAAAACCATGATGTTTGGTGGTCCAGATAAAAATTTGGTCCTCCAAAACCAAAAGTCTGCCTATTACTCTGAATCTGAGGTGGTTGGAATAAAAGCATTGAAGGGCTTTGACAAGGCCAGCATCATCAACTATTCTGCTCGTCAAAATTATGTTGAGGTGCTGATGGGAAGGAAACAGGATCACCCACATAACAGTGGCACAGTAAAGGACAGAAGCATAAATGGCAATGATCCATTTCATAATCTAAATAACATGCACGAAAGAAGATCACAAGTTAAACCTGCCATTCAAATTGCAAAAGAAGGACAAACAATCACAGACAAGCATATTAAGATGAGCAATGAAAAGAAGTCTCGGGACCATATCGTGGTTCAAAAGTCAATTATCTCCAAAGACGGAGGGAGAGAAATGACACCCAGGAATTCATCAAAACAATCCACCATTAATcttcagaagaagaagaagcaatcATTCATAAACCAACCCACACCGTTCAAGATATCACGTGGTGATCTAGATATAGTCGCATCTAAtgagaaagtaaaagaaattattaaaagaaagaagTCCTCCCCAAGATATCAAGAATTTCAACGAGCTAATGGAACACAAACACTAAAAGATCATAAATTCATGGACAGCAAGAAAATAAAGCCTGAAAAGATTGAACAAATGTTGAGTAGAAGAAATGAACAAGAAGCTAGTGGTAGAGCATCTGGAAAATTGAATGTCTTAAATGGAGCAGACCAAAAAAGGTTTAGCATATTCACAGAACATGAACTGCTTCCTACTTCTACGTTGTACAATTCTGGCAAGAGTGAAGATTTACAAGAATCGGCCAATGATTTG CAATACCAAGCTGTGCAACCGATAGGAACCAATTTGCAAGATCAAGCTGTTCCTGAGGCAGCACATGAGGGATTCAAGACCAGTGAAGTTGCAtaccataaaagaaaaacaattg GAGTTCAGGAAGGCAGAATGGGTgtgaaacaacaaaatcaaaatatgagcATCCAACAACCACTAACAGAAAGTGAAAACCACCTCAAGTGGATTTTGGTCACGAGTCAATTATTCGTCAACACTGCAGAAGCACTTTTCAGACTAAACATCCCGTTCGGTATTCTTCAAGGTAATCATCAAGACAGTCAAGACCAACGTAGCAAGCTGATATTAGATTGCGGCTATGAAGTGATGAAAAGAAAGGGGATACGGCAGGAACTCAAAGTTCATACTTGttcaaaaatatcatcaatcaCTAGTACTGTTAACTTGATAAGATCTCTAGATGACTTGGTTAAGAAGCTGAACGAGGACATGGAGAAGATTAAATTCTACGGAAGGAAAAAGAGTAGCAAAGTTGATGTTGAGGACTACCTGCCTAAGATGCTTGAGCATGATATCTATGAAAAATGGCCTGACATAGATTGCATGTGGGATTTAGGTTGGAATGATGAGACATCTGCATTT
- the LOC11406578 gene encoding uncharacterized protein isoform X2 produces the protein MAKRSDFAQKLLDDLRVRKERMAVTASHSQNSNQSYHLPIDAYGYTKQTYRGSTNTRANEVSSRNGETVNWSSRRQRSVKSAGDLSNQIIPYGKAFDNNGGKLGRADLSITNSILGFLHQIQREGMDRGSNLDRQLASTSHTLSLVQINEISKGAQKLNHVLRACCSNGVNMDTYSLTFAKELLQGAIDLEESLGILVDLQKSSEFMITSQAQNKNRITLLEEEEEEEEVEDERRRVEKIQLARPTFSVDNKMQRAITITNSKETKKIKDSQRKRTSTNTGRAADISNQMADKGRIPNVIAKLMGLDNLPEKKVSGNCNTASSKHSAKGSSSTTLKSKQTDNLIKNQKVAVGSFKTMMFGGPDKNLVLQNQKSAYYSESEVVGIKALKGFDKASIINYSARQNYVEVLMGRKQDHPHNSGTVKDRSINGNDPFHNLNNMHERRSQVKPAIQIAKEGQTITDKHIKMSNEKKSRDHIVVQKSIISKDGGREMTPRNSSKQSTINLQKKKKQSFINQPTPFKISRGDLDIVASNEKVKEIIKRKKSSPRYQEFQRANGTQTLKDHKFMDSKKIKPEKIEQMLSRRNEQEASGRASGKLNVLNGADQKRFSIFTEHELLPTSTLYNSGKSEDLQESANDLQYQAVQPIGTNLQDQAVPEAAHEGFKTSEVAYHKRKTIGVQEGRMGVKQQNQNMSIQQPLTESENHLKWILVTSQLFVNTAEALFRLNIPFGILQGNHQDSQDQRSKLILDCGYEVMKRKGIRQELKVHTCSKISSITSTVNLIRSLDDLVKKLNEDMEKIKFYGRKKSSKVDVEDYLPKMLEHDIYEKWPDIDCMWDLGWNDETSAFIEKYDVIRDTEKHILSILLDEIAKEYCTFKER, from the exons ATGGCTAAGAGATCAGATTTTGCACAGAAGCTTCTTGATGATCTGCGCGTAAGGAAAGAACGAATGGCTGTTACTGCATCTCATTCTCAAAACTCAAACCAATCCTACCATTTGCCTATAG ATGCATATGGATACACCAAGCAAACCTACAGAGGGTCGACAAATACAAGAGCAAATGAG GTTAGTTCCAGAAATGGGGAGACGGTGAATTGGTCTAGCAGAAGGCAGAGATCAGTAAAGAGTGCAGGAGACTTGTCAAATCAGATTATCCCATACGGGAAAGCCTTCGACAATAATGGAGGGAAACTAGGAAGGGCCGATCTGTCTATCACCAATTCAATTCTGGGTTTCCTTCACCAGATTCAAAGGGAAGGAATGGATAGAGGAAGCAACTTGGACAGGCAACTAGCTTCAACTAGCCATACCCTCTCTCTTGTACAGATAAATGAGATATCCAAAGGTGCACAGAAGCTAAACCACGTATTGAGAGCTTGCTGCTCCAATGGTGTCAACATGGATACATATTCATTAACTTTTGCAAAGGAACTATTACAAGGAGCTATTGATTTGGAAGAGTCGCTCGGAATACTAGTGGATCTGCAGAAAAGTTCAGAGTTTATGATTACCTCGCAAGCACAGAACAAAAATCGAATCACACTAttagaggaggaggaggaggaggaggaggtagAAGATGAGAGGAGGAGGGTGGAGAAAATACAACTGGCACGTCCAACTTTCTCGGTTGACAACAAGATGCAGAGAGCAATTACAATCACCAACTCTAAGGAaaccaaaaagataaaagattctCAGCGGAAGCGAACATCAACTAACACTGGCAGAGCTGCCGACATTTCAAACCAGATGGCCGACAAGGGAAGGATTCCAAACGTAATAGCCAAACTAATGGGACTGGACAACCTTCCTGAGAAGAAGGTTTCTGGTAATTGTAATACTGCATCATCCAAACACTCTGCCAAAGGAAGCAGCAGCACCACACTGAAGAGCAAACAAACAGACAATTTGATCAAAAACCAAAAAGTGGCTGTTGGATCCTTCAAAACCATGATGTTTGGTGGTCCAGATAAAAATTTGGTCCTCCAAAACCAAAAGTCTGCCTATTACTCTGAATCTGAGGTGGTTGGAATAAAAGCATTGAAGGGCTTTGACAAGGCCAGCATCATCAACTATTCTGCTCGTCAAAATTATGTTGAGGTGCTGATGGGAAGGAAACAGGATCACCCACATAACAGTGGCACAGTAAAGGACAGAAGCATAAATGGCAATGATCCATTTCATAATCTAAATAACATGCACGAAAGAAGATCACAAGTTAAACCTGCCATTCAAATTGCAAAAGAAGGACAAACAATCACAGACAAGCATATTAAGATGAGCAATGAAAAGAAGTCTCGGGACCATATCGTGGTTCAAAAGTCAATTATCTCCAAAGACGGAGGGAGAGAAATGACACCCAGGAATTCATCAAAACAATCCACCATTAATcttcagaagaagaagaagcaatcATTCATAAACCAACCCACACCGTTCAAGATATCACGTGGTGATCTAGATATAGTCGCATCTAAtgagaaagtaaaagaaattattaaaagaaagaagTCCTCCCCAAGATATCAAGAATTTCAACGAGCTAATGGAACACAAACACTAAAAGATCATAAATTCATGGACAGCAAGAAAATAAAGCCTGAAAAGATTGAACAAATGTTGAGTAGAAGAAATGAACAAGAAGCTAGTGGTAGAGCATCTGGAAAATTGAATGTCTTAAATGGAGCAGACCAAAAAAGGTTTAGCATATTCACAGAACATGAACTGCTTCCTACTTCTACGTTGTACAATTCTGGCAAGAGTGAAGATTTACAAGAATCGGCCAATGATTTG CAATACCAAGCTGTGCAACCGATAGGAACCAATTTGCAAGATCAAGCTGTTCCTGAGGCAGCACATGAGGGATTCAAGACCAGTGAAGTTGCAtaccataaaagaaaaacaattg GAGTTCAGGAAGGCAGAATGGGTgtgaaacaacaaaatcaaaatatgagcATCCAACAACCACTAACAGAAAGTGAAAACCACCTCAAGTGGATTTTGGTCACGAGTCAATTATTCGTCAACACTGCAGAAGCACTTTTCAGACTAAACATCCCGTTCGGTATTCTTCAAGGTAATCATCAAGACAGTCAAGACCAACGTAGCAAGCTGATATTAGATTGCGGCTATGAAGTGATGAAAAGAAAGGGGATACGGCAGGAACTCAAAGTTCATACTTGttcaaaaatatcatcaatcaCTAGTACTGTTAACTTGATAAGATCTCTAGATGACTTGGTTAAGAAGCTGAACGAGGACATGGAGAAGATTAAATTCTACGGAAGGAAAAAGAGTAGCAAAGTTGATGTTGAGGACTACCTGCCTAAGATGCTTGAGCATGATATCTATGAAAAATGGCCTGACATAGATTGCATGTGGGATTTAGGTTGGAATGATGAGACATCTGCATTT